A stretch of the Nicotiana tabacum cultivar K326 chromosome 6, ASM71507v2, whole genome shotgun sequence genome encodes the following:
- the LOC107830992 gene encoding plastid division protein CDP1, chloroplastic-like isoform X1, whose product MTAVFHQVPSALHFCYIENDLDKVCLYNAGIDLPIRSKSDKKWGKFRARVTVSRYGSRKRVIRRWKLYAVDTRVLESSPVDRSNANAQNPTAPSIEIPVTCYQILGVSDRAEKDEIVKAVMHLKNAEIEDGYTMDAVVSRQNLLVDVRDKLLFEPEYAGSIKEKVPPRSSLRIPWAWLPSALCLLQEVGEEKLVLNIGQKALQHPDSKPYVHDILLSMALAECAIAKVGFEKNKISQGFEALARAQCLLRSKVSLGKMTLLSQIEESLEELAPACTLELLGMPRTPENAERRLGAIAALRELLRQGLDVEASCQVQDWQCFLNQALNKLMASEIVELLQWHNLALTRKNKKSIESQNQRVVIDFNCFYMVLLAHIALGFSSKQIDLINKSKIICECLIASEGVDLKFEEAFLLFLLGQGDEAAASEKLHQLELNSDPVSRKLASVKEKDASTVSKPLETWVKDAVLGLFPDTRDCSPSLQVNFFRGEKRPFTSRENRRGLHTTSHISHRTIAPAIPRDQRALDEPLSYGDTSRHLGSAVQQLTPHNLQAHLTVDKVNVGNAAGMPSVQLKRNLGAGRKVWEIWLGLNGIVEKIMFVVSVGCVIFVSLRLMNTQLWRMKNGSAWWLNSPRMTSSRSSTMDFPQDPSYRRASNKRSGIIGKLRKMLPEFIMQIGRHPQASGLQNSFAAAGLSPSTTAAYKTPMPIEEAETLVKKWQTIKAEALGPDHNIDGLFDVLDEPMLVQWQGLSEAAKTTSCFWRFVLLQLSVLRAEILTDGTGQEMAEIEAILEEAAELVDESQLKNPNYYSTYKIRYVLKRQDDGSWRFSEGDILTES is encoded by the exons atgaCGGCAGTATTTCATCAAGTGCCAAGTGCACTTCACTTTTGCTACATTGAGAATGACCTAGACAAAGTGTGTTTGTACAATGCTGGTATAGATTTGCCAATCAGAAGCAAAAGCGATAAGAAATGGGGGAAATTCAGAGCTAGGGTTACGGTTAGCCGGTACGGTTCGAGGAAAAGAGTTATTCGTCGGTGGAAATTGTATGCCGTTGATACTCGCGTTCTGGAAAGCAGCCCGGTGGACAGGAGTAATGCTAACGCTCAGAATCCAACAGCTCCGTCAATCGAAATCCCAGTCACTTGTTACCAG ATCCTCGGTGTCTCAGATCGAGCTGAGAAGGATGAAATTGTCAAGGCGGTAATGCATCTGAAGAATGCTGAGATCGAAGATGGTTATACCATGGATGCTGTTGTTTCCCGTCAG AATCTTTTAGTGGATGTAAGGGATAAGCTGTTGTTTGAGCCAGAATATGCTGGAAGTATAAAAGAAAAGGTTCCACCCAGGTCTTCTCTTAGAATACCATGGGCTTGGTTACCTAGTGctctttgtcttcttcaagag GTCGGGGAAGAGAAGCTTGTGCTAAATATTGGACAAAAAGCTCTTCAACATCCAGACTCTAAGCCTTATGTTCATGATATACTTTTGTCCATGGCACTTGCTGAG TGTGCCATTGCAAAAGTTGGATTTGAGAAGAACAAAATTTCACAAGGGTTTGAAGCTCTTGCTCGTGCCCAGTGTCTTCTAAGGAGCAAAGTTTCTCTAGGGAAGATGACATTGTTATCCCAG ATAGAAGAATCTTTGGAAGAACTTGCCCCTGCCTGCACCTTGGAGTTATTAGGCATGCCACGTACACCTGAAAATGCTGAACGGAGGTTAGGGGCTATTGCAGCATTACGCGAATTGCTCAGACAGGGCCTTGATGTAGAAGCTTCCTGCCAAGTCCAGGATTGGCAATGCTTCTTGAATCAAGCACTCAACAAGCTTATGGCTTCGGAGATTGTTGAACTCCTTCAATGGCACAATTTAGCTCTCACAAGGAAGAACAAAAAGTCCATTGAGTCACAAAACCAAAGAGTTGTAATTGATTTCAACTGTTTCTACATGGTTTTATTAGCTCATATTGCACTAGGATTTTCCAGCAAGCAGATTGACCTG ATTAACAAATCCAAAATAATTTGTGAGTGTTTGATTGCTTCAGAAGGAGTTGATTTGAAATTTGAGGAAGCCTTCTTGTTGTTCCTTCTTGGGCAG GGTGATGAGGCTGCAGCATCTGAAAAGCTTCATCAGCTTGAGCTGAACTCAGATCCAGTTTCACGTAAATTAGCATCAGTCAAAGAAAAAGATGCTTCTACTGTATCAAAACCGCTG GAAACCTGGGTGAAGGATGCTGTGCTTGGCTTGTTCCCGGATACGCGGGATTGTTCTCCGTCATTA CAGGTAAACTTCTTTCGCGGTGAAAAACGACCTTTTACGAGCAGGGAAAACAGAAGAGGTTTGCATACCACATCTCATATTAGTCACAGAACAATCGCACCTGCTATTCCACGGGACCAGAGAGCTTTAGATGAACCACTTTCTTATGGTGATACTTCACGACATCTTGGGTCAGCTGTACAGCAGTTAACTCCACATAATTTACAAGCTCATTTAACTGTGGACAAGGTCAATGTGGGTAATGCTGCTGGGATGCCATCTGTTCAGCTGAAAAGAAATTTGGGTGCTGGACGTAAGGTTTGGGAAATTTGGTTGGGCCTGAATGGCATAGTTGAGAAGATAATGTTTGTGGTGTCAGTTGGATGCGTCATCTTTGTTTCCCTCAGGCTAATGAACACACAGTTGTGGAGAATGAAAAATGGATCAGCGTGGTGGCTAAACTCACCAAGGATGACAAGCTCCCGCTCCTCGACAATGGATTTTCCTCAAGATCCTAGTTATAGGCGTGCAAGTAATAAGAGAAGTGGCATCATTGGTAAGTTGAGGAAGATGCTTCCAGAATTCATAATGCAGATAGGGCGGCACCCACAAGCTTCTGGTCTGCAAAATTCTTTCGCTGCTGCTGGTCTATCACCTTCCACAACAGCAGCTTACAAAACGCCAATGCCTATAGAAGAAGCTGAGACCCTTGTTAAGAAATGGCAAACCATTAAGGCAGAAGCACTAGGACCTGACCATAATATTGATGGTCTCTTTGATGTTCTTGATGAACCAATGCTTGTTCAG TGGCAAGGCTTGTCTGAAGCGGCAAAAACTACATCATGTTTCTGGAGATTTGTTTTGCTTCAACTGTCAGTTTTACGAGCAGAGATTTTGACTGATGGGACTGGTCAGGAGATGGCAGAAATAGAGGCTATCCTGGAGGAAGCAGCTGAACTTGTGGATGAATCACAGCTTAAGAACCCAAATTATTACAG CACTTACAAGATTCGTTATGTTCTGAAGAGGCAAGATGATGGTTCTTGGAGGTTTAGTGAAGGAGATATTCTAACAGAGTCATGA
- the LOC107830992 gene encoding plastid division protein CDP1, chloroplastic-like isoform X2, whose translation MTAVFHQVPSALHFCYIENDLDKVCLYNAGIDLPIRSKSDKKWGKFRARVTVSRYGSRKRVIRRWKLYAVDTRVLESSPVDRSNANAQNPTAPSIEIPVTCYQILGVSDRAEKDEIVKAVMHLKNAEIEDGYTMDAVVSRQNLLVDVRDKLLFEPEYAGSIKEKVPPRSSLRIPWAWLPSALCLLQEVGEEKLVLNIGQKALQHPDSKPYVHDILLSMALAECAIAKVGFEKNKISQGFEALARAQCLLRSKVSLGKMTLLSQIEESLEELAPACTLELLGMPRTPENAERRLGAIAALRELLRQGLDVEASCQVQDWQCFLNQALNKLMASEIVELLQWHNLALTRKNKKSIESQNQRVVIDFNCFYMVLLAHIALGFSSKQIDLINKSKIICECLIASEGVDLKFEEAFLLFLLGQGDEAAASEKLHQLELNSDPVSRKLASVKEKDASTVSKPLETWVKDAVLGLFPDTRDCSPSLVNFFRGEKRPFTSRENRRGLHTTSHISHRTIAPAIPRDQRALDEPLSYGDTSRHLGSAVQQLTPHNLQAHLTVDKVNVGNAAGMPSVQLKRNLGAGRKVWEIWLGLNGIVEKIMFVVSVGCVIFVSLRLMNTQLWRMKNGSAWWLNSPRMTSSRSSTMDFPQDPSYRRASNKRSGIIGKLRKMLPEFIMQIGRHPQASGLQNSFAAAGLSPSTTAAYKTPMPIEEAETLVKKWQTIKAEALGPDHNIDGLFDVLDEPMLVQWQGLSEAAKTTSCFWRFVLLQLSVLRAEILTDGTGQEMAEIEAILEEAAELVDESQLKNPNYYSTYKIRYVLKRQDDGSWRFSEGDILTES comes from the exons atgaCGGCAGTATTTCATCAAGTGCCAAGTGCACTTCACTTTTGCTACATTGAGAATGACCTAGACAAAGTGTGTTTGTACAATGCTGGTATAGATTTGCCAATCAGAAGCAAAAGCGATAAGAAATGGGGGAAATTCAGAGCTAGGGTTACGGTTAGCCGGTACGGTTCGAGGAAAAGAGTTATTCGTCGGTGGAAATTGTATGCCGTTGATACTCGCGTTCTGGAAAGCAGCCCGGTGGACAGGAGTAATGCTAACGCTCAGAATCCAACAGCTCCGTCAATCGAAATCCCAGTCACTTGTTACCAG ATCCTCGGTGTCTCAGATCGAGCTGAGAAGGATGAAATTGTCAAGGCGGTAATGCATCTGAAGAATGCTGAGATCGAAGATGGTTATACCATGGATGCTGTTGTTTCCCGTCAG AATCTTTTAGTGGATGTAAGGGATAAGCTGTTGTTTGAGCCAGAATATGCTGGAAGTATAAAAGAAAAGGTTCCACCCAGGTCTTCTCTTAGAATACCATGGGCTTGGTTACCTAGTGctctttgtcttcttcaagag GTCGGGGAAGAGAAGCTTGTGCTAAATATTGGACAAAAAGCTCTTCAACATCCAGACTCTAAGCCTTATGTTCATGATATACTTTTGTCCATGGCACTTGCTGAG TGTGCCATTGCAAAAGTTGGATTTGAGAAGAACAAAATTTCACAAGGGTTTGAAGCTCTTGCTCGTGCCCAGTGTCTTCTAAGGAGCAAAGTTTCTCTAGGGAAGATGACATTGTTATCCCAG ATAGAAGAATCTTTGGAAGAACTTGCCCCTGCCTGCACCTTGGAGTTATTAGGCATGCCACGTACACCTGAAAATGCTGAACGGAGGTTAGGGGCTATTGCAGCATTACGCGAATTGCTCAGACAGGGCCTTGATGTAGAAGCTTCCTGCCAAGTCCAGGATTGGCAATGCTTCTTGAATCAAGCACTCAACAAGCTTATGGCTTCGGAGATTGTTGAACTCCTTCAATGGCACAATTTAGCTCTCACAAGGAAGAACAAAAAGTCCATTGAGTCACAAAACCAAAGAGTTGTAATTGATTTCAACTGTTTCTACATGGTTTTATTAGCTCATATTGCACTAGGATTTTCCAGCAAGCAGATTGACCTG ATTAACAAATCCAAAATAATTTGTGAGTGTTTGATTGCTTCAGAAGGAGTTGATTTGAAATTTGAGGAAGCCTTCTTGTTGTTCCTTCTTGGGCAG GGTGATGAGGCTGCAGCATCTGAAAAGCTTCATCAGCTTGAGCTGAACTCAGATCCAGTTTCACGTAAATTAGCATCAGTCAAAGAAAAAGATGCTTCTACTGTATCAAAACCGCTG GAAACCTGGGTGAAGGATGCTGTGCTTGGCTTGTTCCCGGATACGCGGGATTGTTCTCCGTCATTA GTAAACTTCTTTCGCGGTGAAAAACGACCTTTTACGAGCAGGGAAAACAGAAGAGGTTTGCATACCACATCTCATATTAGTCACAGAACAATCGCACCTGCTATTCCACGGGACCAGAGAGCTTTAGATGAACCACTTTCTTATGGTGATACTTCACGACATCTTGGGTCAGCTGTACAGCAGTTAACTCCACATAATTTACAAGCTCATTTAACTGTGGACAAGGTCAATGTGGGTAATGCTGCTGGGATGCCATCTGTTCAGCTGAAAAGAAATTTGGGTGCTGGACGTAAGGTTTGGGAAATTTGGTTGGGCCTGAATGGCATAGTTGAGAAGATAATGTTTGTGGTGTCAGTTGGATGCGTCATCTTTGTTTCCCTCAGGCTAATGAACACACAGTTGTGGAGAATGAAAAATGGATCAGCGTGGTGGCTAAACTCACCAAGGATGACAAGCTCCCGCTCCTCGACAATGGATTTTCCTCAAGATCCTAGTTATAGGCGTGCAAGTAATAAGAGAAGTGGCATCATTGGTAAGTTGAGGAAGATGCTTCCAGAATTCATAATGCAGATAGGGCGGCACCCACAAGCTTCTGGTCTGCAAAATTCTTTCGCTGCTGCTGGTCTATCACCTTCCACAACAGCAGCTTACAAAACGCCAATGCCTATAGAAGAAGCTGAGACCCTTGTTAAGAAATGGCAAACCATTAAGGCAGAAGCACTAGGACCTGACCATAATATTGATGGTCTCTTTGATGTTCTTGATGAACCAATGCTTGTTCAG TGGCAAGGCTTGTCTGAAGCGGCAAAAACTACATCATGTTTCTGGAGATTTGTTTTGCTTCAACTGTCAGTTTTACGAGCAGAGATTTTGACTGATGGGACTGGTCAGGAGATGGCAGAAATAGAGGCTATCCTGGAGGAAGCAGCTGAACTTGTGGATGAATCACAGCTTAAGAACCCAAATTATTACAG CACTTACAAGATTCGTTATGTTCTGAAGAGGCAAGATGATGGTTCTTGGAGGTTTAGTGAAGGAGATATTCTAACAGAGTCATGA